A genomic region of Aspergillus oryzae RIB40 DNA, chromosome 1 contains the following coding sequences:
- a CDS encoding uncharacterized protein (predicted iron-dependent peroxidase): MASEENLTTGVNKDNVQGNIWPGLPKEFELFYFFKISKTDSFRRHLHYLIPHITTANSALKSRDQIAKHKAAVSDGLTHPATIPLAGVNIGFSANGLKKLVKNESDRLKAGPFLGGMLADLQGGTAGGEGRDNPDDWEKRFKDNDIDGIILVTGDSERTAYAKLYEVKSHFIGFFWFNSSIEDRFTIPGYKRPGQESNKEHFGYREHISQPQLVGLDPSPTGDKEPPPVPPGYIITNTDQDPSPQPDWATEGSFLVFRKLQQLVPEFNKWLNETAPKHDLTADQLSARLMGRWKSGAPLCHTLWKDDPALAENNNFDYLPTNTQEHCPFAAHIRKARPRGDLADKFSSAIIRRGIPYGPEVTKEEQDKQTTKEDRGMLFVCYQSNISNGFRRIQEQWCNKNTFPSGKKRITGDPGPGADPICGQPNGPDPFVMGLCDGKNKNIHVDLHCCVIPRGGEYFFSPSIAALKNISNGST, from the exons ATGGCATCTGAGGAAAATCTGACGACTGGAGTTAATAAGGACAACGTGCAGGGCAACATATG GCCGGGTTTGCCCAAGGAGTTTGAGTTGTTCTACTTTTTCAAGATTTCCAAGACGGACAGCTTCCGGCGCCATCTGCACTACCTGATTCCTCATATAACTACGGCAAATAGCGCCCTCAAATCTCGAGACCAAATTGCGAAACACAAGGCTGCAGTGTCTGACGGGCTTACGCACCCCGCAACGATTCCACTGGCTGGGGTAAATATTGGCTTCAGCGCGAATGGCCTGAAGAAG CTGGTGAAGAACGAGAGTGACCGCTTGAAGGCTGGTCCCTTTCTTGGCGGCATGCTTGCCGATCTGCAAGGTGGGACTGCTGGGGGTGAAGGCCGGGATAATCCAGATGACTGGGAGAAACGCTTCAAGGATAACGACATCGATGGCATAATTCTGGTCACGGGCGATTCCGAGAGGACCGCTTATGCGAAGCTCTATGAGGTGAAGTCTCACTTTATCGGCTTTTTCTGGTTCAATTCCAGCATCGAAGACCGCTTCACGATCCCTGGATATAAGCGTCCGGGCCAGGAGAGCAATAAGGAACA CTTTGGGTACCGTGAACATATCTCCCAGCCCCAGCTTGTCGGGCTGGACCCGTCCCCCACAGGGGATAAAGAACCTCCTCCAGTACCACCGGG GTATATTATCACCAACACCGACCAAGACCCTTCGCCTCAGCCGGATTGGGCGACGGAAGGTAGCTTCCTGGTATTCCGCAAGCTGCAACAGTTAGTGCCGGAGTTTAACAA ATGGTTGAATGAAACGGCCCCAAAGCACGACCTGACCGCCGATCAGCTCTCTGCACGCTTGATGGGCCGGTGGAAAAGTG GAGCTCCCTTGTGCCACACGCTCTGGAAAGACGATCCCGCTCTGGCAGAAAATAACAATTTTGACTACCTACCAACCAATACCCAAGAGCATTGCCCTTTTGCTGCGCATATACGCAAGGCTAGACCACGTGGCGATCTGGCAGACAAATTCAGCAGTGCAATCATCCGGCGGGGCATACCGTATGGCCCGGAGGTtacaaaagaagagcaagacaAGCAAACAACGAAGGAAGATCGTGGAATGTTGTTTGTCTGCTATCAAAGCAATATTTCAAATGGATTCCGCAGGATCCAAGAGC AGTGGTGCAACAAGAACACCTTCCCCTCAGGCAAAAAGCGTATCACCGGTGATCCAGGACCCGGAGCCGATCCAATCTGTGGTCAGCCAAATGGGCCAGACCCGTTTGTGATGGGATTGTGTGATGGCAAGAATAAGAACATCCATGTGGATTTGCATTGCTGCGTGATTCCTAGAGGGGGGGAGtacttcttctccccttccattGCCGCACTGAAGAATATTTCGAACGGCTCAACTTAA
- a CDS encoding putative galactose oxidase (predicted protein), whose translation MGLKWASVLLLIGLSKAEKSIVHGSLISAVAQGASLGIEGSGAPVDTGGENTGLYQSPPYNSARIDRSSWIATCDSELVGHECINAIDGDNSTYWHSGDDTNGIASLPHNITINLGTVQNVSGIAVWPRAVEDGWIGTHDVSLSTDGVTWGDPVAHGAWWPDSTVKLAVFEPKAVQYVRLIARSSSNGDNATSIADLQIWSANSIPTAPQGKRLSEVGAWGPTIDFPLVPASAAIEPSSGKVLVWSSYRKNQYGGTSGGLTQTATWDPNTGVVSRREVSDTEHDMFCSGISMDVNGRVIVTGGNDDTMTSIYDSFSDSWIAGAPMNVERGYQASTILSDGNMFVLGGSWNGPQLQNKNSEVYNVTADTWTQLPNAGSQPMLTHDNLGPYHADNHGWIFGWKNLSIFHAGPSQAMHWYFAQGEGNVTNAGNRSTDYDQMSGNAVMFDATGGRILTFGGSPNYEDSDATKNATLITIGDPNTPPVTVKAGGDMGYARTFHTSVVLPDGSVFITGGQAHGLPFNEDTAQLTPERYIPEEDRFVEHFPNNIVRVYHSWSLLLPDATVINGGGGLCANCTANHYDAQIYTPPYLFDADGNRAPRPHIETVAPASLRYGGQITITADSPISNASLIRYGTTTHTVNTDQRRIELVLEDAGTNMYTADIPNDPGVALPGYYMLFVMNANGVPSVSKNVQITL comes from the coding sequence ATGGGTCTCAAGTGGGCATCGGTATTGTTGCTCATCGGTTTAtccaaagcagagaaaagcATCGTGCACGGGTCCCTCATATCTGCCGTAGCACAAGGGGCGTCTCTGGGTATTGAAGGTAGTGGTGCCCCCGTCGATACCGGAGGAGAGAATACAGGCTTGTATCAGTCTCCACCTTACAACAGCGCGCGGATCGACCGTAGCAGCTGGATAGCAACATGCGACAGCGAGCTGGTCGGACATGAATGTATCAATGCGATCGACGGCGACAATAGCACGTACTGGCACAGCGGTGACGACACCAACGGTATTGCGTCCCTTCCTCACAACATCACTATCAATCTCGGGACAGTACAGAATGTGAGCGGGATTGCCGTGTGGCCAAGAGCCGTGGAAGATGGTTGGATTGGGACACATGATGTTTCCCTTAGCACTGATGGGGTAACCTGGGGAGATCCAGTCGCACATGGGGCATGGTGGCCTGATTCGACCGTGAAGCTGGCTGTGTTTGAGCCTAAAGCGGTGCAGTATGTGAGGCTCATTGCGCGTTCCTCGTCCAATGGAGACAATGCAACTAGTATTGCAGACCTACAAATCTGGTCGGCGAACAGCATTCCCACAGCGCCACAGGGAAAACGCCTCAGTGAAGTTGGCGCCTGGGGGCCAACGATCGACTTCCCTCTCGTCCCAGCCTCTGCGGCCATCGAGCCCAGTTCCGGGAAGGTGCTCGTCTGGTCTTCATATCGAAAGAACCAGTATGGGGGTACCAGTGGTGGCTTAACGCAAACTGCCACGTGGGATCCGAATACGGGCGTTGTCTCACGGCGCGAAGTCTCCGATACCGAGCATGATATGTTCTGTTCTGGTATCTCCATGGATGTCAATGGGCGCGTGATTGTCACTGGAGGAAATGATGACACCATGACGAGTATCTACGACTCTTTCAGCGACAGCTGGATCGCTGGAGCACCGATGAACGTCGAACGTGGCTACCAGGCTTCCACCATCCTGTCCGACGGAAATATGTTTGTTCTGGGCGGTTCGTGGAACGGGCCGCAGCTTCAGAACAAGAACAGTGAGGTGTATAATGTCACGGCAGACACCTGGACTCAGTTGCCGAACGCCGGCTCACAGCCCATGTTAACCCATGACAACCTGGGTCCCTATCATGCAGACAACCATGGCTGGATTTTCGGTTGGAAGAACCTCTCGATCTTCCATGCCGGGCCGAGCCAGGCCATGCACTGGTACTTCGCCCAGGGCGAAGGGAATGTGACGAATGCAGGCAATCGAAGCACGGACTACGATCAGATGTCCGGCAATGCGGTCATGTTTGACGCCACCGGTGGGAGAATCCTCACTTTTGGAGGTTCCCCAAACTATGAGGATTCGGATGCTACAAAGAATGCAACTCTCATAACGATAGGGGACCCTAACACCCCGCCGGTGACTGTGAAAGCAGGTGGTGACATGGGATACGCGCGGACGTTCCATACTTCGGTTGTCTTGCCCGATGGAAGTGTTTTTATCACCGGTGGCCAGGCACATGGCCTGCCCTTTAACGAGGACACGGCTCAATTGACGCCAGAGCGATACATCCCTGAGGAGGACAGATTCGTCGAACACTTTCCGAACAATATCGTCCGAGTTTACCACAGCTggtcccttcttctccctgaCGCGACGGTGATTAATGGTGGCGGTGGATTGTGTGCCAACTGCACCGCCAACCACTATGATGCCCAGATCTATACTCCGCCATATTTGTTTGACGCGGATGGAAACCGTGCCCCACGGCCTCACATCGAGACGGTGGCCCCAGCCAGCCTTCGGTATGGCGGTCAAATTACTATCACTGCTGATTCCCCTATCAGTAACGCCTCCCTGATCCGCTACGGCACCACAACACACACAGTGAACACCGACCAGCGTCGCATCGAACTAGTGCTCGAAGATGCCGGGACCAACATGTACACAGCAGACATCCCCAATGATCCTGGCGTTGCTCTTCCTGGATACTACATGCTGTTCGTCATGAACGCAAACGGAGTGCCTAGCGTATCGAAAAACGTCCAAATTACTCTGTGA
- a CDS encoding aminotransferase class IV (branched-chain amino acid aminotransferase/4-amino-4-deoxychorismate lyase) — protein sequence MTSMNKVFSGYYERKARLDNSDNRFAKGIAYVQGSFVPLADARVPLLDEGFMHSDLTYDVPSVWDGRFFRLDDHLSRLEDSCEKMRLKIPLSRDEVKQTLREMVAKSGIEDAFVELIVTRGLKGVRGNKPEDLFDNHLYLIVMPYVWVMEPAIQHTGGTAIIARTVRRTPPGAFDPTIKNLQWGDLTRGLFEAADRGADYPFLSDGDTNLTEGSGFNIVLVKDGIIYTPDRGVLEGITRKSVFDIAQVKNIEVRVQVVPLEHAYHADEIFMCTTAGGIMPITKLDGKPIRNGEVGPLTTKIWDEYWAMHYDPKYSSAIDYRGHEGN from the coding sequence ATGACATCTATGAACAAAGTATTTTCCGGTTACTACGAGCGCAAGGCTCGTCTAGATAACAGTGACAACCGCTTTGCGAAAGGAATTGCCTACGTCCAGGGATCTTTCGTCCCACTCGCCGACGCACGAGTCCCACTCCTCGACGAGGGTTTCATGCATAGCGACCTCACGTACGATGTGCCATCGGTCTGGGATGGGCGCTTTTTCCGCCTTGATGATCATCTCAGTCGATTGGAAGATAGTTGTGAAAAGATGCGACTGAAGATCCCACTGTCCAGGGACGAAGTCAAGCAAACCCTAAGGGAGATGGTTGCTAAGAGTGGAATCGAAGATGCCTTTGTGGAGCTGATCGTCACTCGTGGCCTGAAAGGGGTCCGTGGCAATAAGCCAGAGGATCTTTTCGACAATCATCTCTATCTGATCGTCATGCCGTATGTCTGGGTGATGGAGCCCGCCATCCAACATACCGGAGGTACTGCGATCATTGCCCGTACAGTACGGCGCACTCCCCCCGGTGCTTTCGATCCTACCATCAAGAATCTCCAGTGGGGGGACTTGACACGGGGTCTATTTGAAGCGGCTGACCGTGGCGCGGATTACCCATTTCTCTCAGATGGAGATACCAATCTCACAGAAGGATCCGGTTTCAATATAGTGTTGGTTAAAGATGGTATTATCTACACGCCCGACCGTGGTGTTCTGGAAGGCATTACACGTAAGAGTGTTTTTGATATTGCCCAGGTCAAGAACATCGAGGTCCGCGTTCAGGTGGTGCCACTCGAACATGCCTATCACGCCGATGAGATATTCATGTGTACTACTGCTGGTGGCATTATGCCTATCACGAAACTCGATGGGAAACCGATCCGGAATGGAGAAGTCGGTCCCCTTACTACAAAGATATGGGATGAGTACTGGGCGATGCACTATGACCCGAAATATAGCTCTGCTATCGATTACAGGGGCCATGAGGGTAACTGA